The following nucleotide sequence is from Cellvibrio sp. PSBB006.
ACCTGGCGGATCATCAACGGCAGAAAGCTCTGTGCCGTATGAACAAGATATTAATCTGGGTAATTTTTTTTCTGGCATAGACCCGGCTGATGCGACCTTTGTGGTCTATCACCCCGCGTCACATCAATTTATCAGGCACAACGCTGCGCGTGCACAGCAGCGTTTTATCCCGGCCTCAACGTTTAAAATTCCCAATTCGCTCATAGCCCTGGAAACCGGCGTAGCCGAAAATGCTGAGCATATTATTCCGTGGGATGGCGCGACGGCGGCAGGGTTCTGGTCACCTAACTGGTCGAAAGATCATACGCTTCGCTCGGCGTTCAAACATTCGGTTTATTGGTATTACCAATCATTAGCGCACGAGATCGGCGCGGAAGGGATGCAGGCATATCTTGATCAATTTCATTATGGTAATGGCTCCACGGCCGGTGGGCTGGACCAATTCTGGCTTCACGGTGGACTGCGTATTTCAGCGGATGAGCAGGTGCAATTCCTTGCGCGCATGTACAACGGAGAATTGGACATTTCACCTCAGTCCGTGGCGATTGTTAAAGATTTGATGATCCTGGAGGATAACCCAGCCTATCGACTCGGCGGTAAAACGGGCACCGCCGATGTTACGCCCACCCGCGAGCTCGCCTGGCTGGTGGGTTATGTTGAGCGAAATAATGATGTATGGTTTTATGCACTCAATATGGAAGGCGAAGATGTGTGGGAGCGTTGGGGCAAACCCTCAGCACGCTTAGCGTTGGTGCGCGATCTCCTGCAAGAATTGAATGTTATTCCATCTAAGTCATAACCACATACAATTTCAGCATAATTTACCGGTTAGTAACGTAACAGGAGGCATAAAAATGAAACCAGCACTTTATTTTATTACGGTAGTGACCAAAGATCTGAATAACGCTATCAAACTTTATCAAGAA
It contains:
- a CDS encoding penicillin-binding transpeptidase domain-containing protein, with the translated sequence MPYEQDINLGNFFSGIDPADATFVVYHPASHQFIRHNAARAQQRFIPASTFKIPNSLIALETGVAENAEHIIPWDGATAAGFWSPNWSKDHTLRSAFKHSVYWYYQSLAHEIGAEGMQAYLDQFHYGNGSTAGGLDQFWLHGGLRISADEQVQFLARMYNGELDISPQSVAIVKDLMILEDNPAYRLGGKTGTADVTPTRELAWLVGYVERNNDVWFYALNMEGEDVWERWGKPSARLALVRDLLQELNVIPSKS